The following proteins come from a genomic window of Pseudomonas putida:
- the flgE gene encoding flagellar hook protein FlgE, translating into MSFNIGLSGLYAANKQLDVTGNNIANVNTTGFKSSRAEFADVYAGANRLGVGKNQVGNGVRLAAISQQFSQGDVNNTGNVLDMGIQGQGFFVLSDNGSRVYTRAGAFQADKNNFVVTSDGLRLQGYAADANGKIQKGVLSDLQIDTSALQPKATSLIDQGINLNSSATDIPLEIDDGTGAMVPNLPFDPTDETTYTKSFPTKVYDSQGNEHTMEQFYRKTGTNEWTMYTLVDGRNPFDPASTTPLTGTISFSSDGSVSGMTADNTGHPAGASFTVTNNTFTMTGWVPAVEDAAGNWASNGAAGNADGMKLSMNSTTSYNTETARMSQSQDGYATGILSSLSIDSTGVLFASFSNQQSRAIGQVALASFANEQGLQQIGGTRWTETFSSGLPGIDEPKTGTLGSVESNALEASNVNLTQELVELIKAQSNYQANAKTISTESTIMQTIIQMT; encoded by the coding sequence ATGTCTTTCAATATCGGCCTTAGCGGTCTGTACGCAGCCAACAAACAGCTGGACGTTACCGGCAACAACATCGCCAACGTCAACACCACTGGCTTCAAATCCTCGCGTGCCGAGTTCGCCGACGTCTATGCCGGCGCCAATCGCCTGGGTGTGGGCAAGAACCAGGTCGGCAACGGCGTGCGTCTGGCGGCGATCTCGCAGCAGTTCTCCCAGGGTGACGTCAATAACACGGGTAACGTGCTGGACATGGGTATCCAGGGTCAGGGCTTTTTCGTCCTGTCCGACAACGGCTCGCGCGTCTACACTCGTGCCGGTGCTTTCCAGGCCGACAAGAACAACTTCGTGGTCACCTCTGATGGCCTGCGCCTGCAAGGCTACGCTGCCGATGCCAATGGCAAGATCCAGAAGGGTGTGCTGTCTGACCTGCAGATCGACACCTCGGCACTGCAGCCTAAGGCCACTTCGCTGATTGACCAAGGCATCAATCTGAATTCTTCGGCCACCGACATTCCGCTGGAAATCGATGATGGCACCGGTGCCATGGTGCCTAATCTGCCGTTCGACCCTACTGACGAGACGACCTACACCAAATCGTTCCCGACCAAGGTCTACGACAGCCAGGGTAACGAACACACCATGGAGCAGTTCTACCGCAAGACCGGTACGAACGAATGGACCATGTACACGTTGGTCGACGGTCGTAACCCGTTCGATCCTGCTTCCACCACGCCGCTGACCGGCACCATCAGTTTCAGCAGCGATGGGTCTGTCAGCGGCATGACTGCCGATAACACAGGGCACCCGGCGGGTGCATCGTTCACCGTGACCAACAACACCTTCACCATGACTGGTTGGGTGCCGGCAGTGGAAGATGCTGCGGGCAACTGGGCGTCCAATGGCGCTGCCGGCAACGCCGACGGCATGAAGCTGTCGATGAACAGCACCACGTCCTACAACACCGAGACCGCGCGCATGTCGCAGTCCCAGGATGGCTACGCCACCGGTATCCTGTCGAGCCTGAGCATCGACTCCACCGGTGTGCTGTTCGCCAGCTTCAGCAACCAGCAGTCGCGCGCCATTGGCCAGGTGGCGCTGGCCAGCTTCGCCAACGAGCAGGGCTTGCAGCAGATCGGCGGGACCCGCTGGACCGAAACCTTCTCTTCTGGCCTTCCCGGCATCGATGAGCCCAAGACCGGTACCCTGGGTAGCGTCGAGTCCAATGCGCTGGAGGCTTCGAACGTCAACCTGACCCAGGAGTTGGTCGAGCTGATCAAGGCGCAGAGCAATTACCAGGCGAACGCCAAGACCATCTCCACCGAAAGCACCATCATGCAGACCATCATTCAGATGACCTGA
- the flgD gene encoding flagellar hook assembly protein FlgD encodes MAVDSTSGVNLNDVLTASGVGGTAKKATDTASKTGTDALGKDAFLQLLVTQMQHQNPLDPQENGEFVAQLAQFSSLEGITSLNESVSSITNAMASSQALQASSLVGRSVVVQNDKAVVDTTQSFNAQFVVPQAISEAKITIKDKDGNTVKTIELGEQAAGYADFIWDGTNDSGEKVDPGTYSFTASTTVDGQAVQMSTLLPAKVTSVSFNATGEMVLNLAGVGKVSLSDVQTIGI; translated from the coding sequence ATGGCAGTCGATAGCACCAGCGGTGTGAACCTCAATGATGTCCTGACTGCGTCGGGCGTCGGTGGCACCGCCAAGAAAGCCACCGATACCGCGTCCAAGACCGGTACCGACGCGCTTGGCAAGGACGCGTTCCTGCAGTTGCTGGTTACCCAGATGCAGCACCAGAACCCGCTGGATCCGCAGGAAAATGGCGAGTTCGTGGCCCAGTTGGCGCAGTTCAGCAGCCTTGAAGGCATCACCTCCCTGAACGAATCGGTCAGCAGTATCACCAATGCCATGGCCTCGTCCCAGGCGCTGCAGGCCTCGTCACTGGTCGGCCGTTCGGTGGTAGTGCAGAACGACAAGGCGGTGGTCGATACCACCCAGAGCTTCAATGCGCAGTTCGTTGTGCCGCAGGCAATCAGTGAAGCGAAGATCACCATCAAGGACAAGGACGGCAACACCGTCAAGACCATCGAGTTGGGTGAGCAGGCAGCCGGTTATGCCGACTTCATCTGGGACGGCACCAACGACAGTGGCGAGAAGGTCGACCCGGGCACCTACAGCTTCACCGCCAGCACCACTGTGGATGGCCAGGCGGTGCAGATGAGCACGCTGCTGCCGGCGAAGGTGACCAGCGTCAGCTTCAATGCCACCGGCGAAATGGTGCTCAACCTTGCAGGCGTCGGCAAGGTCTCCCTCTCTGACGTACAAACCATCGGTATCTAA
- the flgC gene encoding flagellar basal body rod protein FlgC: protein MSLSSVFNIAGSGMSAQNTRLNTVASNIANAETVSSSIDQTYRARHPVFATTFQNAQAGGSQSLFEDQGEAGQGVQVKGIIEDQSNLEARYEPNHPAANKDGYVYYPNVNVVEEMADMISASRAFQTNAELMNTAKNMMQKVLTLGQ from the coding sequence ATGTCCCTGTCCAGTGTTTTCAACATTGCCGGTAGCGGCATGAGTGCGCAGAACACCCGCCTCAACACCGTTGCTTCCAACATCGCCAACGCCGAGACCGTTTCGTCGAGCATCGACCAGACCTACCGCGCGCGGCACCCGGTGTTTGCCACCACCTTCCAGAATGCGCAGGCCGGCGGCAGCCAGTCGCTGTTCGAAGATCAGGGCGAGGCAGGGCAGGGTGTGCAGGTCAAGGGCATCATCGAAGACCAGAGCAACCTCGAAGCACGCTACGAGCCCAACCATCCGGCGGCGAACAAGGACGGTTACGTCTACTACCCGAACGTCAATGTGGTCGAGGAGATGGCTGACATGATCTCCGCCAGCCGGGCGTTCCAGACCAACGCCGAGCTGATGAACACCGCCAAGAACATGATGCAGAAAGTGCTGACCTTGGGTCAGTGA
- the flgB gene encoding flagellar basal body rod protein FlgB has product MSISFDKALGIHEKALGFRAQRAEVLANNIANADTPNYKARDMDFSSVLAAESQKQQSGGRFAMDRTNSRHIEAEGLAMADDTLQYRTPTQPSIDQNTVDAQIEQSNYTENAIGFQASFTLLNSKFKGLVSALRGE; this is encoded by the coding sequence ATGAGCATCAGTTTCGACAAGGCGCTTGGCATCCATGAAAAGGCACTGGGCTTCCGCGCCCAGCGCGCCGAAGTGCTGGCCAACAACATCGCCAACGCTGACACGCCCAATTACAAGGCGCGTGACATGGACTTCTCTTCGGTGCTCGCCGCCGAAAGCCAGAAGCAGCAGAGCGGTGGTCGCTTTGCCATGGACCGTACCAACAGCCGCCACATCGAGGCCGAAGGCCTGGCAATGGCCGACGACACACTGCAGTACCGCACGCCGACGCAGCCGTCGATCGACCAGAACACCGTGGACGCCCAGATCGAGCAATCGAACTACACGGAAAACGCCATTGGCTTCCAGGCCAGCTTTACCCTGCTCAACAGTAAATTCAAAGGGCTGGTATCGGCCCTGCGCGGAGAATGA
- the cheR gene encoding protein-glutamate O-methyltransferase CheR yields the protein MSTGNLDFEQFRVFLEKACGILLGENKQYLVSSRLNKLMEQQGIKSLGELVQRIQAQPRGGLREQVVDAMTTNETLWFRDTYPFEVLKNKVIPEFIKNNPGQRLRMWSAACSSGQEPYSISMAIDEFERSNLGQLKMGAQIVATDLSGSMLNNCKTGEYDSLAIARGLSQERLQRYFDTKGPGRWAVKPAIRSRVEFRSFNLLDSYAALGKFDIVFCRNVLIYFSAQVKKDILLRIHSTLKPGGYLFLGASEALNGLPDHYQMVQCSPGIIYQAK from the coding sequence GTGTCTACGGGTAATTTGGATTTCGAACAGTTCCGGGTATTCCTGGAGAAAGCCTGTGGCATCCTGCTGGGTGAGAACAAGCAGTACTTGGTCTCCAGCCGTCTGAACAAGCTGATGGAGCAGCAGGGCATCAAGAGCCTGGGTGAGCTGGTGCAGCGCATCCAGGCTCAGCCGCGTGGCGGCTTGCGCGAGCAGGTGGTGGATGCGATGACCACCAACGAAACCTTGTGGTTTCGCGATACCTACCCATTCGAAGTGCTGAAGAACAAGGTCATTCCCGAGTTCATCAAGAACAACCCCGGCCAGCGCCTGCGCATGTGGTCGGCGGCCTGCTCGTCGGGCCAGGAGCCGTACTCCATTTCGATGGCCATCGATGAGTTCGAGCGCAGCAACCTGGGCCAGTTGAAGATGGGTGCGCAGATCGTTGCCACCGACCTGTCCGGTTCGATGCTGAACAACTGCAAGACCGGCGAGTACGACAGCCTGGCGATCGCCCGTGGCCTGTCCCAGGAGCGCTTGCAGCGTTACTTCGACACCAAGGGGCCGGGGCGCTGGGCGGTGAAACCGGCCATTCGCAGCCGGGTCGAGTTCCGCTCGTTCAACCTGCTCGATAGCTATGCCGCGCTGGGCAAGTTCGACATCGTGTTTTGCCGGAATGTGTTGATCTATTTCTCGGCACAGGTGAAGAAAGACATCTTGCTGCGTATTCACAGCACACTGAAGCCGGGTGGGTATCTTTTCCTCGGTGCCTCCGAGGCGCTCAATGGTTTGCCGGACCATTACCAGATGGTGCAGTGCAGCCCGGGGATCATTTACCAGGCCAAGTGA
- a CDS encoding chemotaxis protein CheV: MAGVMDSVNQRTQLVGQNRLELLLFRLNGAQLYGINVFKVREVLQCPELTVLPKSHPVVRGVANIRGATIPILDLSMATGLPGLKEETRNSFVIITEYNTKTQGFLVHSVERIVNMNWEEIHPPPKGTGRDHYLTAVTRVDNRMVEIIDVEKVLAEVAPSSESVSAGVVDADTQDKAVLLRVLTVDDSSVARKQVSRCLQTVGVEVVALNDGRQALDYLRKLVDEGKRPEEEFLMMISDIEMPEMDGYTLTAEIRSDPRMQKLHICLHTSLSGVFNQAMVKKVGADDFLAKFKPDDLAQRVVDRIKATH; encoded by the coding sequence ATGGCGGGGGTTATGGATTCAGTCAACCAGCGCACACAGCTGGTTGGGCAGAATCGCCTGGAATTGCTGCTGTTCCGCCTCAACGGCGCGCAGCTTTACGGCATCAACGTATTCAAGGTCCGCGAGGTGCTGCAATGCCCTGAGCTGACCGTGCTGCCCAAGTCCCATCCTGTGGTACGTGGTGTAGCCAACATTCGTGGGGCGACCATTCCGATTCTCGACCTGTCGATGGCCACCGGCTTGCCCGGGCTGAAGGAAGAGACTCGCAACAGCTTCGTGATCATCACCGAGTACAACACCAAGACCCAAGGTTTTCTGGTGCATTCGGTCGAGCGCATCGTCAACATGAACTGGGAAGAGATCCACCCGCCACCCAAGGGCACCGGCCGCGATCACTACCTGACTGCGGTCACCCGGGTGGACAACCGCATGGTTGAAATCATCGACGTGGAAAAGGTGCTGGCCGAGGTGGCGCCGTCGTCCGAGTCGGTGTCAGCCGGTGTGGTCGATGCCGATACGCAGGACAAGGCTGTACTGCTGCGTGTGCTGACCGTCGATGATTCGTCGGTGGCGCGCAAGCAGGTCAGCCGCTGCCTGCAGACGGTCGGTGTCGAGGTGGTGGCGCTCAATGATGGGCGCCAGGCCCTGGACTACCTGCGCAAGCTGGTGGACGAGGGCAAGCGGCCGGAAGAAGAGTTCCTGATGATGATTTCGGACATCGAGATGCCAGAGATGGACGGCTATACGCTGACGGCCGAGATCCGCAGTGACCCGCGCATGCAAAAACTGCATATCTGTCTGCATACTTCGTTGTCTGGGGTGTTCAACCAGGCGATGGTCAAGAAGGTCGGTGCCGATGACTTCCTGGCCAAGTTCAAGCCGGACGACCTGGCCCAGCGCGTGGTCGACCGGATCAAGGCAACGCATTGA
- the flgA gene encoding flagellar basal body P-ring formation chaperone FlgA: MYTKTTIFRRLTHLLSGSLAALCLLAPGARTLADAVTLPEQLIGVTQGFLEFTVEDYLATTQTAGRYEIQVNSLDPRLRMPLCSQQLDASLESPAQPLGRVTVRVRCNGAAPWTVFVPATVRLFRDVVVVTRPLKRQNIVAEGDVALRERDVGTLTQGFLTDLDQAVGMKMLRPTVIDQVLTPQHLEQAEVIRKGDHVVIIARSGSLAVRMPGEALSKGGQGEQIRVRNLNSQRVVKARVTAPGQVEVAM, encoded by the coding sequence ATGTACACGAAAACGACAATTTTCCGACGACTGACGCACCTGCTGAGCGGCTCGCTGGCTGCGCTGTGCCTGCTGGCACCCGGCGCTCGCACGCTGGCGGACGCGGTTACCTTGCCTGAACAGCTTATCGGTGTCACCCAAGGGTTTCTTGAATTCACCGTAGAGGATTACCTGGCCACGACCCAGACGGCAGGCCGCTATGAGATACAGGTCAACTCGCTCGACCCACGGCTGCGCATGCCCCTGTGCAGCCAGCAACTGGACGCCTCGCTGGAAAGCCCGGCGCAGCCACTGGGGCGTGTAACGGTACGTGTACGCTGCAACGGCGCCGCGCCGTGGACCGTCTTCGTACCGGCAACAGTGCGGCTGTTCCGCGATGTGGTGGTGGTTACCCGCCCGCTGAAGCGCCAGAATATCGTTGCCGAAGGTGACGTGGCCCTGCGCGAACGTGACGTTGGCACCCTCACCCAAGGCTTTCTCACCGATCTCGACCAGGCGGTTGGCATGAAGATGCTGCGCCCCACAGTGATCGACCAGGTCCTGACCCCGCAGCACCTGGAGCAGGCCGAAGTGATACGCAAGGGTGATCATGTGGTGATCATCGCCCGCAGCGGCAGCCTCGCCGTACGCATGCCCGGCGAGGCCCTAAGCAAGGGTGGCCAGGGCGAACAGATCCGGGTGCGCAACCTGAATTCGCAGCGGGTAGTGAAGGCCCGTGTCACGGCCCCCGGCCAAGTGGAGGTCGCCATGTAG
- the flgM gene encoding flagellar biosynthesis anti-sigma factor FlgM produces the protein MVIDFSRLNNSPSITGGVRGNAAPGNADKSGETNAPKSASASGEAVHLSQEAQQLQKVSDKLRDQPVVDNARVAQLKQAIADGSYQVDAGRVASKLLDFEAQR, from the coding sequence ATGGTCATCGACTTCAGTCGTTTGAATAACTCTCCGTCCATCACGGGCGGCGTTCGCGGCAATGCCGCGCCCGGCAACGCCGACAAGTCCGGCGAAACCAACGCGCCGAAAAGCGCAAGCGCCAGCGGAGAAGCGGTACACCTCAGCCAAGAGGCCCAGCAGTTGCAAAAGGTCAGCGACAAGCTGCGCGACCAGCCCGTTGTCGACAATGCCCGCGTGGCACAGTTGAAACAGGCGATCGCAGATGGCAGCTACCAGGTCGATGCCGGCCGGGTCGCAAGCAAACTGCTCGATTTCGAAGCCCAGCGCTGA
- a CDS encoding flagella synthesis protein FlgN, translating into MHDITLLQLIEDDIAPTQELLDLLQQEAVALHGRDMAPLEGILARKQSLIVLLEQQGIRRHNLLTSLGLSADRAGVQAVAAQSPNGEVIMQQLNVLTELMETCQKVNETNGRIVQVQQHVTANQIRILMGGDSPSLYDSRGATSPLAKPRALSQV; encoded by the coding sequence ATGCACGACATCACATTGCTGCAACTGATCGAAGACGACATCGCCCCTACCCAGGAACTGCTCGACCTGCTTCAGCAGGAGGCAGTCGCCCTGCACGGGCGCGATATGGCGCCGCTGGAGGGCATCCTGGCCCGCAAGCAGTCGCTGATCGTTCTGCTCGAGCAGCAAGGCATCCGCCGCCATAACCTGCTCACCAGCCTCGGCCTCAGCGCCGACCGCGCCGGGGTGCAGGCCGTCGCTGCACAGTCGCCAAACGGTGAAGTGATCATGCAACAACTCAACGTGCTGACCGAGTTGATGGAAACCTGTCAGAAGGTCAACGAGACCAATGGCAGGATCGTTCAGGTACAACAGCACGTCACGGCCAACCAGATCAGAATCCTCATGGGCGGCGATTCTCCGTCGCTCTACGACAGCCGTGGCGCCACCTCGCCATTGGCCAAGCCCCGGGCGCTCAGCCAAGTGTGA
- a CDS encoding flagellar brake protein, translated as MFNETDAPQPPKVLNTPLEIAANLRQLMESHDPLIITFHERSQRFQSYVVHVDRDSNTLALDEMIPRDGEKFIENGEPFRVEGFHDGVRIAWECNHELRITEVDGHRSYRGALPDEMTYHQRRNAFRAALKLSQLVDVILDGTHLKGNGALRGKLLDISATGCKLRFEGNVEERLQLGQVYERFKASNPLGLVDTMVELRHLHYEERINTTFAGVRFHNLNGQAQRKIESFVYQLQREARRFDKDDY; from the coding sequence GTGTTCAATGAGACCGATGCTCCGCAGCCGCCAAAGGTGCTGAACACTCCTTTGGAGATTGCGGCCAACCTGCGCCAATTGATGGAGAGCCATGATCCTTTGATCATTACCTTCCATGAGCGCAGCCAGCGCTTTCAGAGCTACGTGGTTCATGTGGACCGTGACAGCAATACCTTGGCGCTGGACGAGATGATCCCGCGCGATGGCGAGAAATTCATCGAGAACGGCGAGCCATTCCGCGTCGAAGGTTTCCACGACGGCGTACGCATTGCGTGGGAATGCAACCACGAACTGAGGATCACCGAGGTCGATGGCCATCGATCCTATCGCGGTGCCCTGCCGGACGAAATGACCTACCACCAGCGCCGCAATGCATTCCGCGCCGCGCTGAAGCTGTCGCAGCTGGTCGATGTGATTCTCGACGGCACCCACCTCAAGGGCAATGGTGCTTTGCGCGGCAAGCTGCTGGACATCTCCGCCACGGGCTGCAAACTACGCTTTGAAGGCAATGTCGAGGAGCGCCTGCAACTGGGCCAGGTTTACGAGCGCTTCAAGGCCAGCAACCCGCTGGGGCTGGTGGACACCATGGTCGAGCTGCGCCATCTGCATTACGAAGAGCGGATCAACACCACCTTTGCCGGCGTGCGTTTCCATAACCTCAATGGCCAGGCGCAGCGCAAGATAGAGAGCTTCGTGTACCAGCTGCAGCGCGAAGCGCGGCGGTTCGATAAAGACGATTATTGA
- a CDS encoding MFS transporter: MRNIWKPFQSLYFAALMMLIGSGLLSTYLALRLAADHVDSLWVGALMAANYFGLAVGGKVGHRLIGRVGHIRAYTTCAGIVCAAVLGHGMTNWLPAWVGLRMLVGLGMMCQYMVIESWLNEQADAKHRGAVFGGYMIASYLGLVLGQLILVVHPELGPELLMLVAMCFALCLVPVAMTRRIHPAPLRPAPMEPKFFIKRVPQSLSTVLGSGLIVGSFYGLAPLYASSQGLSTEQIGLFMGSCIFAGLLVQWPLGWLSDRYDRAVLIRSVAVGLALAAAPLAILPNVPLELLFGIGFLISLLQFCLYPLAVAFSNDHVESERRVSLTAMLLVTYGVGACIGPLAAGVLMKVLGAQMLYAFFVFFALVLVWRIRPKAVTGLHQVQDAPLGHVAMPAAGSPLSAALDPRVDEQTVQEVMQAPVAAEDTEAEERAEPADPGEVSKPV; this comes from the coding sequence ATGCGAAACATCTGGAAGCCGTTTCAGTCGTTGTATTTCGCTGCCTTGATGATGCTTATCGGCTCGGGTCTGCTCAGTACTTACCTGGCACTGCGCCTGGCGGCCGATCATGTCGACAGCTTATGGGTCGGTGCCTTGATGGCGGCCAACTATTTCGGCCTGGCTGTTGGCGGCAAGGTTGGCCACCGACTGATCGGCCGGGTAGGGCACATCCGGGCCTATACCACCTGCGCCGGAATCGTCTGCGCGGCAGTGCTGGGCCATGGCATGACCAACTGGCTACCGGCCTGGGTCGGGCTGCGGATGCTCGTTGGCCTGGGCATGATGTGCCAGTACATGGTCATCGAAAGCTGGCTCAACGAGCAGGCCGACGCCAAGCACCGCGGCGCGGTGTTCGGCGGCTACATGATTGCCTCCTACCTGGGGCTGGTGCTCGGTCAGCTGATTCTGGTGGTGCACCCCGAACTTGGCCCTGAACTGCTGATGCTGGTCGCGATGTGCTTCGCCCTGTGCCTGGTACCGGTGGCGATGACCCGGCGCATTCACCCGGCGCCGCTACGCCCGGCACCGATGGAGCCGAAATTCTTCATCAAGCGCGTGCCGCAGTCGCTGAGCACTGTGCTCGGTTCTGGGTTGATCGTCGGCTCCTTCTACGGTCTGGCGCCGCTATATGCGTCCAGCCAGGGGCTTTCCACCGAGCAGATCGGCTTGTTCATGGGTAGCTGCATCTTTGCCGGGCTGCTGGTGCAGTGGCCGTTGGGCTGGTTGTCCGACCGTTATGACCGGGCCGTGCTGATCCGCAGCGTGGCTGTGGGCCTGGCGCTGGCGGCGGCGCCGCTGGCGATCCTGCCCAATGTGCCACTGGAGTTGCTGTTCGGCATCGGCTTTCTGATTTCGCTGCTGCAGTTCTGCCTTTATCCCCTGGCTGTCGCATTTTCCAATGACCACGTGGAAAGCGAGCGGCGTGTCTCCTTGACCGCCATGCTGCTGGTCACCTACGGCGTGGGTGCGTGCATCGGGCCGCTGGCGGCGGGGGTGCTGATGAAGGTGCTGGGCGCGCAGATGCTGTATGCCTTCTTCGTGTTCTTCGCGCTGGTGCTGGTGTGGCGGATTCGTCCGAAGGCGGTCACCGGGCTGCACCAGGTACAGGATGCACCGTTGGGGCACGTGGCTATGCCGGCGGCGGGTTCGCCATTGTCGGCCGCGCTCGACCCGCGTGTGGATGAACAGACCGTGCAGGAGGTAATGCAGGCGCCGGTGGCGGCTGAGGATACCGAGGCTGAAGAGAGGGCCGAGCCGGCTGATCCGGGCGAGGTCAGCAAGCCGGTTTGA
- a CDS encoding glutamine synthetase family protein produces the protein MTAEGFLEGRRLQMARGVLLQCIMGGYPPAKYYGSDDGDLALVAEPAQIHRLPWSEEGLALAICDANELDGRPSGLSTRGLLKAVIARYAALGLAPVVATELEFFVFAPNSDPVQPFSPPLGKDGRRELGHSAFSVSSNNGLRPFFQEVYQCMAALGLPRDTFMHEMGVSQFEINLLHGDPLLLADQTFLFKHLLKEVALKHGLTVVCMAKPLAHTPGSSMHIHQSLVEIATGRNVFSDDQGRPSQTFHHFIGGLQACMADFTALFAPNVNSYQRLCHPYASPNNACWSEDNRAAGLRIPASAPVARRVENRLPGADANPYLAIAASLAAGLHGIEQRLEPAPAIQGEFEVPEHLSLPCTLHAALERLKGSALARELFGAEFIEGYAATKALELTDFYNEITPWERRVLAAQA, from the coding sequence ATGACTGCCGAAGGCTTCCTCGAAGGCAGGCGCCTGCAAATGGCACGTGGCGTCTTGTTGCAATGCATCATGGGGGGCTACCCGCCAGCGAAGTACTACGGCAGCGACGATGGTGATCTGGCCCTGGTGGCGGAGCCTGCGCAGATCCACCGCTTGCCCTGGAGCGAAGAGGGCCTGGCGCTGGCGATCTGCGATGCCAATGAGCTCGATGGCCGGCCGTCAGGGCTGTCCACCCGCGGGCTGCTCAAAGCGGTGATCGCCCGCTACGCCGCTTTGGGCCTGGCGCCGGTCGTTGCGACCGAGCTGGAGTTCTTCGTCTTTGCGCCCAACAGTGACCCTGTACAGCCATTTTCTCCGCCGTTGGGCAAGGACGGCCGTCGCGAGCTCGGCCACTCGGCATTCAGTGTCAGTTCCAACAACGGCCTGCGGCCGTTCTTTCAGGAGGTTTATCAGTGCATGGCGGCGCTGGGCCTGCCGCGCGACACCTTCATGCATGAAATGGGCGTCAGCCAGTTCGAAATCAACCTGCTGCACGGCGACCCCTTGCTGCTGGCCGACCAGACCTTCCTGTTCAAGCACCTGCTCAAGGAAGTCGCGCTCAAGCATGGCCTGACAGTGGTGTGCATGGCCAAGCCCCTGGCGCATACGCCGGGCAGCTCGATGCATATTCATCAGAGCCTGGTGGAGATCGCCACGGGGCGAAACGTGTTCAGCGATGACCAGGGGCGGCCGAGCCAGACCTTCCATCATTTCATAGGCGGCCTGCAGGCGTGCATGGCCGATTTCACTGCGCTGTTCGCGCCCAATGTCAACTCGTACCAGCGGCTGTGCCATCCCTATGCGTCGCCGAACAATGCCTGTTGGTCGGAGGACAACCGCGCTGCGGGGCTGCGTATTCCGGCCAGCGCCCCCGTAGCGCGGCGCGTCGAGAACCGCCTGCCGGGCGCTGATGCGAACCCCTACCTGGCCATTGCCGCCAGCCTGGCAGCCGGCCTGCACGGCATCGAGCAGCGCCTGGAGCCTGCACCGGCCATCCAGGGTGAGTTCGAGGTGCCTGAGCACCTGAGCCTGCCATGCACCCTGCATGCGGCGCTGGAGCGCCTGAAGGGCAGCGCCTTGGCCCGGGAACTGTTCGGGGCTGAGTTCATCGAAGGTTACGCTGCCACCAAGGCGCTCGAGTTGACTGATTTCTACAACGAGATCACGCCGTGGGAGCGGCGAGTGTTGGCGGCACAAGCCTGA
- the bkdR gene encoding Bkd operon transcriptional regulator BkdR has product MRKLDRTDIGILNSLQDNARITNAELARSVNLSPTPCFNRVKAMEELGVIRQQVTLLSPEVLGLDVNVFIHVSLEKQVEQALHRFEEEIAERPEVMECYLMTGDPDYLLRVLLPSIQALERFLDYLTRLPGVANIRSSFALKQVRYKTALPLPSNGMTLRE; this is encoded by the coding sequence ATGCGCAAACTCGATCGTACCGATATCGGCATTCTCAACAGCCTTCAGGACAACGCCCGCATCACCAACGCAGAACTTGCGCGGTCGGTGAACCTGTCGCCCACGCCCTGTTTCAACCGGGTCAAGGCCATGGAAGAGCTGGGTGTGATCCGCCAGCAGGTGACCTTGCTGTCGCCAGAGGTGCTGGGGCTGGATGTCAATGTGTTCATCCATGTCAGCCTGGAGAAGCAGGTAGAGCAAGCGCTGCACCGCTTCGAGGAAGAAATCGCCGAGCGGCCGGAGGTGATGGAGTGCTACCTGATGACTGGCGACCCCGACTATTTGTTACGGGTGCTGTTGCCGAGCATCCAGGCGCTGGAGCGGTTTCTCGATTACCTGACACGACTGCCGGGGGTGGCGAACATACGGTCGAGCTTTGCCTTGAAGCAGGTGCGGTATAAAACGGCGCTGCCATTGCCGTCCAATGGCATGACCCTGCGCGAGTGA